The proteins below come from a single Flavobacterium lindanitolerans genomic window:
- a CDS encoding anion permease → MKEIKLSRLAITVLFGAAIWLSPVPEGVKPEAWHLLAIFLATILGIILKAASMGTMCMMAIAAVALSGVLAPGNPSKSISLALRSFGDKVIWLIGISFFIARGFIKTGLGNRIAYLFVRIFGKSSLGLAYGLGLADLALAPAIPSNTARGGGIIYPIMKSMSISFDSVPDKPETHRKLGSFLTLNSYNMNLIASSMFLTGTASNPMCQKFAADLGIHITWMSWAIAGIVPGLVAFFVIPMVLYKVYPPELKKTGDAPALAKQKLAEMGPVTKNEWLMLLAFAVLLFLWITGDLFGIDATTTAFLGLVLLLLTSVLTWEDVKAEKGAWDTIVWFAVLVMMASSLNELGFIGWFSELIKTKIGDLSWQIAFPVIMIVYFLSHYLFASATAHVAAMYAALLGVGVSIGIPGLLLAFMLGFCGSFYGTLTHYGHGPAPVFFGSGFVDIKNWWTKGLITGVIMLVIYMVVGGLWMKVIGYY, encoded by the coding sequence ATGAAAGAAATAAAACTCTCCCGTTTGGCCATTACTGTGCTGTTTGGTGCGGCAATTTGGCTTTCTCCTGTTCCGGAAGGAGTAAAACCGGAAGCATGGCATTTGTTGGCCATTTTTCTTGCAACAATTTTGGGGATAATTCTCAAAGCAGCAAGTATGGGAACCATGTGTATGATGGCTATAGCTGCGGTGGCACTGAGTGGCGTTCTGGCTCCCGGTAATCCTTCTAAATCAATTTCTCTGGCACTTCGGAGTTTTGGAGATAAGGTAATCTGGTTAATCGGAATTTCTTTCTTTATTGCCAGAGGATTTATCAAAACAGGTCTCGGCAATAGAATTGCCTACCTTTTCGTAAGGATTTTTGGAAAAAGTTCATTGGGACTTGCCTACGGATTGGGTTTGGCGGATTTGGCTTTGGCGCCTGCAATTCCAAGTAATACGGCACGTGGAGGCGGAATTATTTATCCGATTATGAAATCCATGTCCATAAGTTTTGATTCGGTTCCGGACAAGCCGGAAACACATAGGAAACTGGGCTCCTTTCTTACGCTGAACAGTTATAACATGAACCTGATAGCTTCATCTATGTTCCTGACCGGAACAGCAAGCAATCCCATGTGCCAAAAGTTTGCAGCTGATTTGGGTATTCATATTACTTGGATGTCATGGGCAATTGCCGGAATTGTACCGGGTCTTGTTGCCTTTTTTGTGATTCCTATGGTTTTATATAAAGTATATCCCCCGGAACTAAAAAAGACAGGTGATGCACCGGCACTTGCCAAACAAAAACTGGCGGAGATGGGACCGGTTACAAAAAATGAATGGCTCATGCTTTTGGCTTTCGCCGTATTGTTGTTTTTATGGATTACAGGAGATTTATTCGGTATTGATGCTACAACTACAGCTTTTCTTGGGCTTGTGCTATTACTATTGACTTCTGTACTTACGTGGGAAGATGTTAAAGCAGAAAAAGGCGCTTGGGATACTATCGTTTGGTTTGCCGTTTTGGTCATGATGGCCAGTTCTCTCAACGAACTGGGTTTTATAGGCTGGTTTAGTGAATTGATAAAAACCAAGATTGGAGATTTAAGCTGGCAGATTGCTTTTCCTGTTATTATGATTGTTTATTTCCTGAGCCATTACCTTTTTGCAAGTGCTACGGCGCATGTGGCGGCGATGTATGCCGCATTACTGGGCGTTGGGGTTTCTATAGGAATTCCGGGACTGCTATTGGCATTTATGTTAGGATTCTGTGGTTCATTTTATGGTACGCTAACCCATTACGGACATGGTCCGGCTCCGGTTTTCTTTGGAAGCGGATTTGTGGATATCAAAAACTGGTGGACAAAAGGTCTGATTACGGGTGTAATTATGCTCGTGATTTATATGGTTGTTGGTGGTCTGTGGATGAAAGTTATTGGTTATTATTAG
- the tyrS gene encoding tyrosine--tRNA ligase, protein MKNLVEELKWRGLYHDSMPGTEEQLLKEATTAYIGFDPTADSLHIGSMVQIILLVHLKNFGHQPIALVGGATGMIGDPSGKSDERNLLNEETLAKNVAGIKSVLSRFLDFGTEGKNAPFMVNNYDWMKEFSFIDFAREVGKRITVNYMMAKDSVKKRFSGEGEGMSFTEFTYQLIQGYDFYHLYKNYNCLLQMGGSDQWGNITTGTELVRRMGGENAKAYALTTPLITKADGSKFGKSEGGNIWLDADKTSVYKFYQFWVNTTDVDAEKYIKIFTFLDKDTIEALIEEHRQAPHLRILQKKLAEEITVFVHSREELEKAIQASNILFGNATSEDLKQLDGATFLEIFDGVPQAEVAKGDIENGIDIVSLLNEKTGFLKSNGEARRALSENSISVNREKVTEESQVSSKDLINGQFILLQRGKKNYFVVRAV, encoded by the coding sequence ATGAAAAATTTAGTTGAAGAATTAAAATGGAGAGGGCTGTATCATGATAGCATGCCCGGAACAGAAGAACAATTGCTTAAAGAAGCGACGACTGCCTATATCGGATTTGATCCTACAGCAGACTCGTTGCATATTGGAAGCATGGTTCAGATCATTCTCCTTGTTCATCTAAAGAATTTCGGGCACCAGCCAATTGCTTTGGTAGGCGGTGCTACAGGAATGATTGGAGATCCGTCTGGAAAATCTGATGAAAGAAACCTGTTAAATGAAGAAACATTGGCCAAAAACGTAGCAGGAATCAAAAGCGTATTGTCACGTTTTCTGGATTTTGGTACTGAAGGCAAAAATGCTCCTTTCATGGTTAATAACTATGACTGGATGAAAGAGTTTTCATTTATTGATTTTGCCCGTGAAGTAGGAAAACGTATCACCGTAAACTACATGATGGCGAAAGATTCTGTAAAAAAGAGATTCAGCGGAGAAGGAGAAGGTATGTCGTTTACAGAATTTACCTATCAATTAATCCAGGGATACGATTTCTATCATTTATATAAAAATTACAACTGCCTTCTGCAAATGGGCGGTTCTGACCAATGGGGTAATATTACTACCGGAACAGAATTAGTGCGAAGAATGGGCGGTGAAAATGCGAAAGCCTATGCCTTGACTACTCCGTTGATTACAAAAGCCGACGGTTCGAAGTTTGGTAAATCCGAAGGCGGTAACATTTGGCTGGATGCCGACAAGACTTCGGTATACAAATTTTACCAGTTCTGGGTGAATACGACTGATGTAGATGCTGAAAAATACATTAAGATTTTTACATTCCTCGATAAAGATACTATTGAGGCTCTGATTGAAGAACACAGACAAGCACCTCATTTGCGTATCCTTCAGAAAAAATTAGCTGAAGAAATTACGGTTTTTGTGCATAGCAGAGAAGAATTGGAAAAGGCAATTCAGGCATCAAACATTTTATTTGGAAATGCAACTTCAGAAGATTTAAAGCAATTGGATGGAGCTACTTTCTTAGAAATTTTTGATGGTGTTCCACAGGCAGAAGTTGCAAAAGGAGACATTGAAAACGGAATTGATATTGTTTCGTTGCTGAATGAAAAGACAGGATTTCTAAAGTCGAATGGTGAAGCAAGAAGAGCCTTGTCTGAAAACTCGATTTCTGTAAATAGAGAAAAAGTAACCGAAGAATCTCAGGTTTCGTCAAAAGACCTGATTAACGGTCAATTTATTCTTTTACAACGAGGAAAGAAAAATTATTTTGTGGTAAGGGCTGTTTAA
- a CDS encoding acyl transferase: MIAASDIFSISNNKQFEKIALKVFRFQYDNNSVYREFCQFLNVEKQQVKTLQQIPFLPIQFFKSHEVLSSTEKIQETFTSSGTTGMSTSRHFITDITLYEESYQKGFAQFYGNIENYAVLALLPSYLEREGSSLIYMVDDLIKLSNHPESGFYLNNYDDLIQKLLQLDKAGENIILIGVTYALLDLIEKQQFHLKNTIIMETGGMKGKRKEMIREELHELLCKGFGVNAIHSEYGMTELLSQAYSLGNGIFECPNWMQVLIRDTEDALSYVENGKTGGINVIDLANINSCSFIATQDLGKKQPNNSFEVLGRFDNSDIRGCNLMVL; the protein is encoded by the coding sequence TTGATTGCAGCATCAGACATATTCAGTATTTCCAACAATAAGCAGTTTGAAAAAATAGCCCTGAAAGTATTCCGGTTCCAATACGACAACAATAGCGTATATCGTGAATTCTGCCAGTTTTTGAATGTCGAAAAACAACAGGTGAAAACACTGCAGCAGATTCCGTTTCTGCCAATACAGTTTTTCAAGAGTCATGAGGTTTTGTCTTCAACCGAAAAAATTCAGGAAACGTTTACGAGTTCCGGAACGACAGGAATGTCAACCAGCAGGCACTTTATTACCGATATTACTTTATACGAAGAAAGCTATCAAAAAGGATTCGCGCAATTTTACGGAAATATTGAAAATTATGCCGTGCTCGCCCTTCTGCCTTCTTATCTGGAAAGGGAAGGTTCTTCGCTTATCTATATGGTTGACGACCTGATTAAGCTGTCAAACCATCCGGAAAGCGGTTTCTACCTCAACAATTATGACGACCTGATTCAAAAATTACTTCAGCTTGATAAAGCTGGCGAAAATATAATTTTAATTGGCGTAACCTATGCACTGCTTGACCTTATTGAAAAGCAACAATTCCATCTGAAAAACACTATCATCATGGAAACCGGAGGCATGAAAGGAAAACGCAAGGAAATGATTCGGGAGGAACTTCATGAATTGCTCTGCAAAGGATTTGGCGTTAACGCTATTCATTCAGAATACGGAATGACAGAACTGCTGTCACAGGCCTATTCTCTTGGCAACGGAATCTTTGAATGCCCAAACTGGATGCAGGTACTTATCCGCGATACTGAAGACGCGCTGTCCTATGTTGAAAATGGAAAAACCGGCGGTATAAATGTTATTGACCTCGCCAATATCAATTCGTGCTCTTTTATTGCCACACAGGATTTGGGAAAAAAACAACCCAACAATTCATTTGAAGTATTGGGCCGTTTTGATAATTCTGATATTCGCGGATGCAATCTGATGGTGCTGTAA
- a CDS encoding porin, producing the protein MDIFRHFQNSILKISFLICLLSSDGVFSQTSQADENEKKEATTYPKFSVKGLFQGQYVASLNTDVDINGLHHSDGEEVSNTFLVKRGRLQVKAIISDRTDVTMSVNLADFKSDPKNKVLENAYISYKLTDKISLTAGQFRPFFGLENTYPIDIVKSIDFSNQYYEFGNNGWESFQIGASVSVRDSIGRMPVQYGLTVFNGNGRNQNNDKDNGKQYAGRVLFRLSEKNNVNLGLNGGLGQVFHKDVYAAGFDITSNFSLSEKFLLELQLEAKQGTNHNLFFNLQPEERTYNLNRYQTRGFYFLPNLRYDIQYRRLSSIEFSCRYEYLDSSYRVNSNLRQTWLPMLSLEFLKSYNARIQLAMQIDDYKRNVPDTPKYDNKLFILQVQSRF; encoded by the coding sequence ATGGATATATTTAGACATTTTCAAAACAGCATTTTGAAAATCAGTTTTCTTATTTGTCTGCTATCATCGGACGGTGTTTTCTCGCAAACTTCTCAGGCAGACGAAAACGAAAAAAAAGAAGCCACAACCTATCCTAAATTTTCAGTAAAAGGACTTTTTCAGGGACAGTATGTTGCCAGCCTGAATACAGATGTAGATATTAATGGGCTGCATCACTCCGATGGTGAAGAAGTCAGCAATACGTTTCTCGTCAAACGGGGGCGCCTTCAGGTAAAGGCAATTATCAGCGACCGTACTGATGTAACGATGTCAGTCAATTTAGCCGATTTTAAATCGGACCCAAAGAATAAGGTATTGGAAAATGCCTATATTTCCTATAAACTGACTGATAAGATAAGTTTAACAGCAGGACAGTTCAGGCCCTTTTTTGGATTGGAAAATACCTATCCGATTGATATTGTCAAATCCATAGATTTTTCAAACCAATATTATGAATTTGGGAACAATGGCTGGGAGAGTTTCCAGATTGGAGCGTCTGTCTCAGTAAGAGATTCCATTGGAAGGATGCCTGTCCAATATGGTCTTACCGTATTTAACGGAAATGGCAGAAACCAAAACAACGATAAAGACAATGGCAAACAATATGCAGGTAGGGTTCTTTTTCGATTGTCAGAAAAGAACAATGTTAATTTGGGGCTAAACGGTGGATTGGGACAGGTTTTTCATAAAGATGTCTATGCTGCTGGTTTTGATATTACTTCCAATTTCAGCCTTTCCGAGAAATTTTTGCTGGAATTACAGTTGGAAGCCAAACAAGGTACAAACCATAATTTGTTTTTTAACCTGCAACCGGAAGAAAGAACGTATAATCTGAATAGGTACCAAACCAGAGGCTTTTATTTTCTTCCCAATTTGAGATATGATATCCAATACAGGAGATTGAGTTCTATAGAATTTTCGTGTCGGTATGAGTATCTTGATTCCAGCTATCGGGTCAATTCCAACCTAAGACAAACATGGTTGCCTATGCTAAGCCTGGAATTTTTAAAATCCTACAATGCCCGAATTCAACTGGCCATGCAGATAGATGATTATAAAAGGAATGTTCCTGATACTCCTAAGTATGACAACAAGTTGTTTATTCTTCAGGTTCAAAGTCGTTTTTAG
- a CDS encoding 3-coathanger stack domain-containing protein → MKNLYRKPKTGLLILFCFLAGSFHSELYSQEQIIWDNVPVNTTGITATYSGGTLNVMATGTGLNMVFYSIPANPTVFQTTGAWNNAPSKDLTFTFPEKVIITRFRVYDINYGTWNDSFSFSNITFGGVTASAGCCATTSGVTVSAGTPPNTDVHWTCSNAIDSFTINYANTNGTTHAYLFYTMEILRLPSIGTLCYNSIPPTLPTTLGNNIQGSWSPATIDTSVAGTTQYVFTPNGGQTIQCPIAIDVTVLPPGQQNCCIPDITLTSPTDNVASGNQDNRETSNTITAHNTINSGAVGVYHAKRTITLKKGFYSANGSRFRGYIQGCTGTFVGRESPAAETTDLKKLITDTPVTEKLLLYPNPATQKATIEYQQPIRNIRVTSIDGKTMLSKELDANSYEIDLANYKNGMYIVTVQTGDGRTITSKLFKK, encoded by the coding sequence GTGAAAAATCTATACAGAAAACCAAAAACAGGGCTGCTTATCCTCTTTTGTTTTTTGGCTGGCTCTTTCCATTCAGAGCTTTATTCTCAAGAACAGATTATATGGGATAATGTGCCTGTAAATACGACGGGGATTACCGCAACATATTCCGGCGGAACCCTTAACGTGATGGCTACCGGCACAGGATTGAATATGGTATTCTACAGCATACCTGCCAATCCAACAGTGTTTCAAACTACCGGCGCATGGAATAATGCTCCTTCCAAAGATTTGACCTTTACCTTTCCGGAGAAAGTAATAATAACCCGGTTTCGGGTGTATGACATCAATTACGGCACCTGGAACGATTCCTTTAGCTTTTCAAACATTACATTCGGCGGAGTGACTGCATCGGCCGGATGCTGCGCTACAACCAGCGGGGTTACAGTATCAGCCGGAACTCCACCAAATACAGATGTTCATTGGACCTGTTCTAATGCCATAGACAGCTTTACGATAAATTACGCCAATACCAACGGGACAACACATGCGTATCTGTTTTATACGATGGAAATCCTAAGGCTACCGTCAATAGGAACGTTATGTTATAACAGTATACCTCCTACTCTGCCTACAACTTTAGGTAATAATATTCAGGGTAGCTGGAGTCCCGCTACTATCGACACGAGTGTGGCCGGAACAACCCAATATGTCTTTACACCAAATGGCGGACAGACGATTCAATGTCCGATAGCAATTGATGTCACCGTATTGCCTCCCGGGCAGCAAAACTGCTGTATTCCCGACATAACATTAACATCACCAACAGACAATGTGGCATCAGGAAATCAGGATAACCGGGAAACCTCAAACACGATTACAGCCCACAACACCATCAATTCAGGTGCTGTTGGAGTATATCATGCCAAAAGAACCATTACGCTTAAAAAAGGGTTCTATTCAGCAAACGGCTCCAGATTCAGAGGTTATATACAGGGATGTACAGGTACATTTGTAGGAAGAGAATCTCCTGCTGCCGAAACGACAGATCTGAAAAAGCTGATAACCGATACTCCTGTTACGGAAAAGCTGCTTTTGTATCCAAATCCGGCGACACAAAAAGCCACCATAGAATACCAGCAGCCTATCCGAAACATTCGGGTTACCTCTATTGATGGAAAAACAATGCTTTCGAAAGAGCTTGACGCTAACTCTTATGAGATTGACCTTGCTAACTATAAAAACGGAATGTATATCGTGACAGTACAAACCGGAGATGGAAGGACAATTACTTCCAAACTGTTTAAAAAATAG
- a CDS encoding lamin tail domain-containing protein — translation MKKLYILLSVAFVSVSASAQVVISQVYGGGGNNGAVYTNDFIELYNRGTAPQSLNGWSVQYASAAGTSWAVQTLPNVTIQPGKYYLIQQAAGTTPVAALPTPDLDGVTCGCTVSGGASPAPIPGFSMAGTNGKVILVNTTVAETTANPTGSQIIDKVGYGTANGFEGSAATAALTNSTAAIRNNNGCADTNDNAADFTVAAPTPRNSATAANTCSLGIKDNEIAGLKVYPNPVTNGKLFITSNANVEKTVAIYDVLGKQVVNTTATESVNVSNLKGGVYIVKITEEGKTATRKLVIK, via the coding sequence ATGAAAAAACTTTACATTTTATTATCTGTTGCATTTGTATCAGTTTCGGCTTCTGCACAAGTAGTTATTAGCCAAGTTTATGGTGGAGGTGGAAATAATGGAGCAGTATACACGAACGACTTTATTGAATTATACAATAGAGGAACAGCTCCTCAAAGTTTAAATGGTTGGTCTGTTCAGTATGCTTCGGCTGCAGGTACATCATGGGCTGTTCAAACCCTTCCAAACGTTACAATACAACCTGGAAAATATTATTTAATTCAGCAAGCAGCTGGAACAACTCCGGTTGCAGCATTGCCGACGCCAGATTTAGATGGTGTTACATGTGGCTGTACAGTTTCTGGTGGCGCAAGTCCAGCTCCAATACCTGGCTTTTCAATGGCTGGTACTAATGGTAAAGTTATTTTAGTAAACACAACTGTTGCTGAAACTACTGCTAACCCAACTGGCTCTCAAATAATTGACAAAGTAGGATACGGAACTGCAAATGGTTTTGAAGGATCTGCTGCTACTGCTGCATTAACAAATTCTACAGCTGCAATCAGAAACAATAATGGTTGTGCAGATACAAATGATAATGCTGCTGATTTCACAGTTGCTGCTCCAACTCCTAGAAACTCTGCAACTGCAGCTAACACTTGTAGCTTAGGCATTAAAGACAACGAAATCGCTGGACTTAAAGTTTACCCAAACCCTGTAACAAACGGAAAGCTATTCATTACTTCAAATGCTAATGTTGAAAAAACAGTTGCTATCTATGATGTATTAGGAAAACAAGTAGTAAATACAACTGCTACAGAGTCTGTAAACGTTTCTAACTTAAAAGGTGGTGTTTACATCGTTAAAATCACTGAAGAAGGAAAAACAGCTACTAGAAAATTAGTTATCAAGTAA
- a CDS encoding 3-coathanger stack domain-containing protein yields MKKLYILILFLTCGLKSFAQGTDVIFWIDNSGSIDDIEYAAMKASVSNIMANVLECNPDNKITVIQYAATKVGTNFIPKIKIETDFTNSAISFSRVPVADVGNYDFAHESLGLIGKALDHITDSNILGTSFLNRTSGNTLAIYFFTDALRDDLTGSCLVNKNTILIGSNGAFQNYTNFKVSRNATFIVTMVPSGAEGYMPGSDLKAKKAGAAISSGGNGGTYILNEIESYPLDPNGPGSLPRFFLYKPNFTLTPVEIGAISDQLCSVVQAPCPQHLILTSPLDDVNAPIQDNRQASISITASNQINKEAVGIYHAGSTLVFKSGFHSKNGSRFRAYVEGCSDKFVGRESDITNRKEFQKEMKGTQIVQKPLLYPNPATQKATIEYDEPIHNLLISSIDGRTIFSKILKTNSYEIDLSNYKNGIYIVTIQTSNRNIFTSKLIKE; encoded by the coding sequence ATGAAAAAACTATATATCCTTATTTTGTTCCTTACATGTGGCCTTAAAAGCTTTGCACAAGGAACAGATGTCATCTTCTGGATTGACAATAGTGGTTCAATTGACGACATCGAATACGCTGCTATGAAAGCATCCGTGAGCAATATTATGGCAAATGTCCTTGAATGCAATCCCGATAATAAAATAACCGTTATACAATATGCTGCCACGAAAGTTGGAACAAACTTTATTCCTAAAATCAAAATTGAAACTGACTTTACAAACTCGGCTATAAGTTTTTCCCGTGTTCCTGTGGCTGATGTAGGAAATTATGATTTTGCACATGAATCACTAGGATTGATTGGAAAGGCATTAGACCATATTACAGATTCAAACATACTTGGAACTTCATTTTTAAACAGAACTTCCGGAAATACATTAGCCATCTATTTCTTTACGGATGCTTTGCGAGATGACCTGACAGGGTCATGTCTTGTAAACAAAAACACTATCTTAATCGGATCAAATGGTGCTTTTCAAAACTATACAAATTTCAAGGTTTCACGAAATGCTACATTTATTGTAACAATGGTTCCTAGTGGTGCAGAAGGTTACATGCCGGGATCTGACTTAAAAGCAAAAAAAGCAGGAGCCGCAATTTCTAGCGGAGGAAATGGAGGAACTTATATCCTTAATGAAATAGAGTCTTATCCTTTAGATCCAAATGGTCCTGGCTCATTACCCCGCTTCTTTTTATACAAGCCAAACTTCACATTGACCCCTGTAGAAATCGGCGCTATAAGCGATCAATTATGCTCTGTTGTTCAAGCTCCCTGTCCACAACATTTAATTCTTACATCTCCGCTTGACGATGTTAACGCTCCAATTCAAGACAATCGTCAGGCTTCAATTTCAATAACAGCTTCCAACCAAATTAATAAGGAAGCAGTTGGAATATACCATGCGGGAAGCACTCTGGTTTTTAAATCTGGTTTTCATTCAAAAAACGGCTCCCGATTTAGAGCATATGTTGAGGGATGTTCAGATAAGTTTGTTGGAAGAGAATCTGACATTACTAACAGAAAAGAATTTCAAAAGGAAATGAAAGGCACTCAAATTGTTCAAAAACCACTCTTATATCCAAACCCGGCTACACAAAAAGCAACAATAGAATATGACGAACCAATTCATAATCTCCTGATTAGTTCTATTGATGGAAGAACAATCTTTTCCAAAATACTTAAAACAAATTCTTATGAAATTGATTTATCCAATTATAAAAACGGAATATATATAGTAACGATTCAGACTAGTAACAGAAATATTTTTACTTCTAAACTTATAAAAGAGTAA
- a CDS encoding NAD-dependent epimerase/dehydratase family protein gives MVLVTGATGLVGSHLLLLLLENGEEVRALYRNEKNIQQTKALFEWKGRLDIFEKINWIQGCLTDIPSLEKAFENIDYVYHCAAFISFDPGDEEQMRKTNIEGTANIVNMCLSYNVKKLCHVSSIAALGDLQEHETIITEETEWNPEISRSDYAISKFGAEMEVWRGQEEGLPVVIVNPGIILGPGFWNSGSSEIFQRVKKGLKYYTEGATGFITVEDVTRSMYQLMKSNIQKERFILVTESITYHRLADLIATSLGKPKPSVYLKPWVTGLAWRIDWLISTFFFKKRQLSKATAASLHTQSEFDNSKIKNALNFEFEDIANYISKVSATV, from the coding sequence ATGGTTTTAGTAACAGGCGCTACCGGATTAGTAGGTTCACATCTTTTACTCCTTCTTCTTGAGAATGGAGAAGAGGTTCGGGCACTCTATAGAAACGAGAAAAACATACAGCAGACAAAGGCTCTTTTCGAATGGAAAGGCCGGTTGGATATTTTTGAAAAAATCAATTGGATACAGGGCTGTCTCACAGATATTCCTTCTCTTGAAAAAGCATTTGAAAATATTGATTATGTGTACCATTGTGCCGCTTTTATTTCTTTTGACCCGGGCGATGAAGAACAGATGCGTAAGACAAACATTGAAGGCACTGCCAATATCGTCAATATGTGTCTGTCTTATAACGTCAAAAAACTTTGCCATGTAAGTTCTATTGCTGCTCTTGGTGATCTTCAGGAACATGAAACCATTATTACGGAAGAAACCGAATGGAATCCTGAAATATCCCGAAGTGATTATGCCATATCCAAATTCGGAGCTGAAATGGAAGTGTGGCGCGGTCAGGAAGAAGGCCTTCCTGTGGTAATCGTAAATCCGGGTATCATACTTGGTCCGGGATTTTGGAACAGCGGAAGCAGCGAAATATTCCAACGGGTTAAAAAAGGATTAAAATACTATACAGAAGGTGCTACCGGGTTTATAACCGTAGAAGATGTGACGCGTTCTATGTATCAGCTTATGAAAAGCAACATCCAGAAAGAACGTTTTATTTTGGTTACGGAAAGCATTACCTATCATCGACTCGCCGACCTTATTGCGACATCATTAGGCAAACCAAAACCATCCGTATATCTAAAGCCTTGGGTAACCGGATTGGCATGGAGGATTGACTGGCTGATTTCTACATTTTTCTTTAAAAAAAGACAGTTATCCAAAGCAACTGCAGCCTCATTGCACACCCAGTCCGAATTTGACAATTCTAAAATAAAAAATGCCCTCAATTTTGAATTTGAGGACATTGCCAATTATATCTCTAAAGTTTCCGCTACTGTTTAA
- a CDS encoding T9SS type A sorting domain-containing protein, whose product MRKFYILLLVVSFGNSYSQTTIFTENMGNTTATTAIASHTFQNSSPILFSGTADVRNTTPSENYEGVSGNGCVFLGGTTPAKTFIIEGINTLNYSDLTLSFGHYKGTNAGSNELTVQVSTDGTAWTPLTYTRPTGTGTSSWILITPSGTIPSTSNLRIKFENPISNVGFRIDDVKLTGNTLGISENTIPGLKVYPNPVTNGKLFITTVANVEKTIAIYDVLGKQVANTIAKDYVNVSNLKDGVYIVKITEEGKTATRKLVIK is encoded by the coding sequence ATGAGGAAATTTTACATTTTATTACTAGTAGTTTCTTTTGGAAATAGCTACTCCCAAACAACCATATTCACAGAAAATATGGGAAATACAACTGCAACAACTGCTATAGCTTCCCATACCTTTCAAAACAGCAGCCCAATACTCTTTTCAGGTACCGCTGATGTACGAAATACAACTCCATCTGAAAACTATGAAGGTGTCTCTGGAAATGGATGCGTTTTTCTGGGAGGAACAACTCCTGCTAAAACTTTTATTATTGAAGGGATAAATACACTTAATTATTCTGACCTGACTTTGTCATTTGGACACTATAAAGGAACCAATGCTGGAAGCAATGAATTAACAGTGCAAGTAAGTACTGACGGAACAGCATGGACTCCTTTAACTTACACAAGACCAACCGGAACAGGAACCTCTTCCTGGATATTGATTACTCCTTCCGGCACAATCCCATCTACATCCAACCTAAGAATAAAATTCGAAAACCCAATCTCAAATGTCGGATTTAGAATTGATGATGTTAAGCTAACCGGAAATACTTTGGGGATTTCTGAAAATACAATTCCCGGCCTTAAAGTTTATCCAAATCCGGTTACCAATGGAAAATTATTTATCACTACTGTGGCTAACGTTGAAAAAACTATTGCTATATATGATGTTTTAGGAAAGCAAGTGGCAAACACAATAGCTAAAGATTACGTAAATGTTTCTAACTTAAAAGATGGTGTTTATATCGTTAAAATTACTGAGGAAGGAAAAACTGCTACTAGAAAATTAGTTATTAAATAA
- a CDS encoding T9SS type A sorting domain-containing protein: MAKKYFYIIFFFLFLFSARVLAQESRPAANGKTQETTIEGLSFYPNPVSNGKIYITSKSTLDKEIAIYDVLGKKVLQSVVTSKELNVSSLSPGVYIIKIKEGEATATRKLIVK, encoded by the coding sequence ATGGCTAAAAAATACTTTTACATTATATTCTTCTTCCTGTTCCTTTTCTCTGCAAGAGTTTTGGCTCAAGAGTCAAGGCCGGCGGCTAACGGAAAAACACAGGAAACTACCATCGAAGGTTTGAGTTTCTATCCAAATCCCGTTAGTAATGGTAAGATTTATATTACATCAAAATCGACTTTAGACAAAGAAATTGCCATTTATGACGTGCTTGGCAAAAAGGTTTTACAGTCTGTCGTGACTTCAAAAGAACTTAATGTTTCTTCACTTTCGCCGGGCGTTTATATTATAAAAATTAAGGAAGGCGAAGCAACTGCTACTAGAAAGCTAATAGTCAAATAG